A region from the Acipenser ruthenus chromosome 13, fAciRut3.2 maternal haplotype, whole genome shotgun sequence genome encodes:
- the LOC117418588 gene encoding monocarboxylate transporter 12-B-like, producing MAQTNKVLVAAPPDGGWGWMIVAGCFIVTICTRAVTRCISIFFVEFQMHFAQDYSKTAWIHSLVDCTTMLCAPLGSFIGNRLSCRFAVILGGFMASTGLILSSFATSLENLYLSLGVLTGIGFALCYTPAIAMVGKYFCKRKSLAYGVAMSGSGIGTFILAPVVQHLIELYSWRGALLLLGGFVANLCVCGALMRPITLKEEQLSGVLSVDEENTYNKQQNNLNSKSACKPGQPIRTDCLNRCVFFQSLQEYSFFLMPDFMVLAVSILFLAYGCSVPFVYLVPYALNVGVSHQNSAFLMSILGVIGIVGNITFGWLTDRRCLKKYRYFCFLVAVGMDGLCCLLIPTLQSFPLLVPFSVLYGYFDGAYVALLPVVTSDIVGTQYLSSALGVVFFLHAIPYLISPPIAGWLVDRTGTYTAAFMLSGFSMIFSSVLLVCAALIKKCFRTRSGSYSTNSDPKLQIWTNTGETDYCVAADQEPKPV from the exons ATGGCTCAGACTAATAAGGTGCTGGTAGCTGCCCCTCCAGACGGAGGCTGGGGATGGATGATCGTTGCTGGCTGCTTTATTGTCACCATTTGCACCCGGGCTGTCACCAG ATGTATCTCCATTTTTTTTGTGGAGTTCCAAATGCACTTTGCTCAGGATTACTCAAAGACAGCATGGATCCATTCTTTGGTGGACTGCACAACAATGCTCTGTG CCCCACTTGGCAGCTTCATTGGGAACCGCCTGTCTTGCCGATTTGCAGTAATCTTAGGAGGATTCATGGCTTCGACGGGTCTTATTCTGAGCTCCTTTGCCACCAGCCTGGAGAACCTCTATCTGTCACTGGGAGTCCTTACAG GCATTGGATTTGCACTTTGTTACACCCCAGCCATCGCCATGGTAGGAAAATATTTCTGCAAAAGGAAGTCACTGGCTTACGGGGTTGCTATGTCGGGGAGCGGTATCGGGACCTTCATTCTGGCTCCAGTGGTTCAACACCTGATTGAACTTTACTCCTGGCGTGGGGCACTCCTGCTGCTCGGGGGGTTTGTCGccaacctgtgtgtgtgtggcgctTTAATGAGACCCATCACCCTTAAGGAAGAGCAGCTGAGCGGCGTGTTGTCTGTCGATGAAGAGAACACTTACAACAAACAGCAAAACAACTTGAACTCCAAGTCTGCCTGCAAACCAGGGCAGCCTATCAGGACAGACTGCCTGAACAGATGTGTCTTCTTCCAGTCACTGCAGGAGTATAGCTTCTTCCTGATGCCTGATTTCATGGTGCTAGCAGTGTCCATCCTCTTCCTGGCCTACGGCTGCAGTGTTCCATTTGTTTACTTAGTGCCTTACGCCCTGAACGTTGGGGTTAGCCACCAGAACTCTGCTTTCTTGATGTCCATATTGGGGGTGATTGGTATTGTTGGGAACATTACCTTTGGATGGCTGACAGATCGAAG gTGTTTGAAGAAGTACCGTTATTTTTGCTTCTTGGTTGCTGTTGGCATGGATGGCCTCTGTTGCCTCTTGATTCCCACCCTGCAGAGTTTCCCTCTGTTAGTGCCATTCTCAGTGCTTTACGGGTACTTTGATGGGGCGTACGTGGCCCTCTTGCCTGTAGTAACATCAGACATTGTTGGAACTCAGTACCTCTCTTCTGCCCTCGGAGTGGTCTTTTTTCTTCATGCTATACCCTATCTCATCAGTCCACCGATCGCAG gctgGCTAGTGGATCGAACAGGCACCTACACAGCTGCCTTCATGCTCAGTGGATTTTCCATGATTTTCAGCTCAGTTTTGCTGGTGTGTGCTGCTTTGATTAAGAAGTGCTTTAGAACTCGGTCTGGGTCTTACTCCACCAACTCGGACCCCAAACTCCAAATCTGGACAAACACTGGCGAGACAGATTACTGTGTAGCGGCAGATCAAGAACCGAAGCCTGTATGA